One part of the Streptomyces lydicus genome encodes these proteins:
- a CDS encoding spore-associated protein A, which yields MRRAAVVTALATAATVGATAFAVPASAAAAGTAESAVAAYNGVCGAGYKVVDFGNIGSLGTAYLTWNATTGENCAVTVRTGPGAAVYMHAKVFQTGNTQVSASDSGAYTSYAGPVYIPARFACVTWRGQIADQYVTKDGHCG from the coding sequence ATGCGCAGGGCTGCCGTCGTCACCGCGCTGGCGACCGCGGCGACGGTCGGTGCCACCGCCTTCGCGGTGCCTGCCTCCGCCGCGGCGGCCGGCACCGCCGAGTCCGCCGTGGCCGCGTACAACGGGGTGTGCGGGGCCGGGTACAAGGTGGTGGACTTCGGCAACATCGGCAGTCTGGGGACGGCGTACCTGACGTGGAACGCCACGACCGGGGAGAACTGCGCGGTGACCGTGCGGACCGGGCCGGGTGCGGCGGTCTATATGCACGCCAAGGTGTTCCAGACCGGCAACACCCAGGTCAGCGCCTCCGATTCGGGTGCCTACACCTCCTACGCCGGGCCGGTGTACATTCCCGCGCGCTTCGCCTGCGTCACCTGGCGGGGGCAGATCGCCGACCAGTACGTGACCAAGGACGGCCACTGCGGCTGA
- a CDS encoding sensor histidine kinase, with amino-acid sequence MPTAFPQGTQTSQAAQRSPGTPGFPGAAPVPASARRREREGGRHGRASFPESAADSAIRSRLVRLTAVPSLLTAVVCTAVAAFVVQSGGARVTGREWVVLCGGLAMVCVIVLTASAAANSEARAAVTRYARLRQVCARSQSDLYDLLDRVRQGEWLQRRDPEPALVPIGDTLDLLAHEVAAAGRAAEAAVVDAVAIARSNASGSEQKVEVFVNLARRLQSLVHREIELLDELENQVEDPDLLKGLFHVDHLATRIRRHAENLAVLGGAVSRRQWSRPVSMTEVLRSSIAEVEQYPRIKLVPPIEGTLRGHAVADVIHLLAELVENATIYSAPQTPVLLRAQLVTAGLAVEVEDRGLGMSADEQHRMNGLLADPDHVDVAELLSDGRIGLFVVASLARRHGIVVRLQSNIYGGVQAVLIVPQAVLGAESSAGAADGADTARRGSPDSDPAREHGGHDNPYAPDGDRAHDRHDPHAPLDRGPDGPRTAAIPGPAAAPDDAPRPPRPGRAGGTPPEPALTPAEAGSGSRRRVQVHTPVSHTTEVSPAEVSTPDAPEPAPAGRPADPGPVVLPPAPPVVDHGARPRLPRRHKQTHLVPELRGDPILPSATRRTGPEPEHDPGLMAAFRRGFSLADDTYTGSPTGPDGIIPAQGGDPSGPAGDLPLHDRDHEAPTARPRGDDRNHGE; translated from the coding sequence ATGCCTACCGCATTCCCCCAGGGGACCCAGACGTCCCAGGCGGCTCAGAGGTCCCCAGGGACACCGGGCTTCCCGGGGGCCGCTCCCGTACCCGCCTCCGCCCGGCGGCGGGAGCGTGAGGGCGGACGACACGGACGGGCCTCGTTCCCCGAGTCGGCGGCCGACTCGGCGATACGGTCCCGGCTGGTCCGGCTCACCGCCGTGCCGTCCCTGCTCACCGCCGTCGTCTGCACCGCCGTCGCCGCCTTCGTCGTCCAGTCCGGCGGCGCACGGGTCACCGGCCGTGAATGGGTAGTGCTCTGCGGCGGCCTCGCCATGGTGTGCGTCATCGTGCTCACCGCGAGCGCGGCCGCCAACTCCGAGGCCCGTGCCGCCGTCACCCGCTACGCCCGGTTGCGCCAGGTCTGCGCCCGCAGCCAGTCCGACCTCTACGACCTGCTCGACCGGGTGCGCCAGGGCGAATGGCTCCAGCGCCGCGACCCCGAGCCGGCCCTGGTGCCCATCGGCGACACCCTCGACCTGCTCGCCCACGAGGTGGCCGCGGCCGGCCGGGCCGCCGAGGCCGCCGTCGTCGACGCGGTCGCCATCGCCCGCAGCAACGCCAGCGGCAGCGAGCAGAAGGTCGAGGTCTTCGTGAACCTCGCCCGCCGCCTGCAGTCCCTGGTGCACCGCGAGATCGAGCTGCTGGACGAGCTGGAGAACCAGGTCGAGGACCCCGACCTGCTCAAGGGCCTGTTCCACGTCGACCACCTGGCCACCCGCATCCGCCGGCACGCCGAGAACCTCGCCGTCCTCGGCGGCGCCGTCTCCCGCCGCCAGTGGAGCCGCCCGGTCTCCATGACCGAGGTGCTGCGCTCCTCGATCGCCGAGGTCGAGCAGTACCCCAGGATCAAGCTGGTGCCGCCGATCGAGGGCACCCTGCGCGGGCACGCCGTCGCCGATGTCATCCACCTGCTCGCCGAGCTCGTCGAGAACGCCACGATCTACTCCGCCCCGCAGACGCCGGTCCTGCTGCGCGCCCAGCTCGTCACCGCCGGCCTCGCGGTCGAGGTCGAGGACCGCGGCCTGGGCATGTCGGCGGACGAGCAGCACCGGATGAACGGCCTGCTCGCCGACCCCGACCACGTCGATGTCGCCGAACTGCTCAGTGACGGGCGGATCGGGCTGTTCGTGGTCGCCTCGCTCGCCCGGCGGCACGGAATCGTCGTCCGGCTGCAGAGCAACATCTACGGCGGGGTGCAGGCCGTGCTGATCGTGCCGCAGGCCGTGCTGGGCGCGGAGTCGTCCGCCGGGGCGGCGGACGGCGCGGACACCGCGCGCCGCGGCTCCCCGGACAGCGATCCGGCGCGCGAGCACGGAGGCCACGACAACCCCTACGCCCCCGACGGCGACCGCGCCCACGACCGCCACGACCCGCACGCCCCGCTCGACCGCGGACCCGACGGACCGCGGACCGCGGCCATCCCCGGACCGGCCGCCGCTCCCGACGACGCTCCCCGCCCCCCGCGGCCCGGCCGTGCCGGCGGTACGCCCCCCGAGCCCGCCCTGACCCCCGCCGAGGCCGGCTCCGGCTCCCGCCGGCGGGTCCAGGTCCACACGCCGGTCAGCCACACCACCGAAGTCTCCCCGGCCGAGGTGTCCACCCCCGACGCACCGGAGCCCGCCCCGGCCGGGCGGCCCGCCGACCCCGGCCCCGTCGTGCTGCCGCCCGCACCCCCCGTCGTGGACCACGGCGCCCGTCCCCGGCTCCCCCGGCGGCACAAGCAGACGCACCTCGTCCCCGAGCTGCGCGGCGACCCGATCCTGCCGTCCGCCACGCGCCGTACGGGGCCCGAGCCCGAGCACGACCCCGGCCTCATGGCGGCCTTCCGACGGGGTTTCAGCCTCGCCGACGACACCTACACCGGCAGCCCCACCGGCCCCGACGGCATCATCCCGGCCCAGGGCGGCGACCCCAGCGGCCCGGCCGGTGACCTCCCGCTCCACGACCGTGACCACGAGGCCCCGACGGCCCGCCCCCGAGGAGACGACCGCAACCATGGTGAGTGA